tctgaatgactTATCtccccttaggctggcttcacacgtattcgcacatccccattgacttctatggggacttttggtgcgcatgaaatcaatgggttctattcactgtgcaaATGTTGTGcccacaaatacgcccgtgtgaagccggtgtTGGTCTGGCGTGGAATATATATGTTTTGTAAATGCATATTATGGCAGCCTTTGAATCATGCAGGCATCTCAGCACCTTTGGACAGTCCTGCCAGCTGGCATTGGGTATTTGTCTCGGTGTCCGAGCTCAGACATTATCAGCGGTTTGCTCTATTGAACTCAAGTTCATTCACCTCCCCTGACTGAGCCAAAAATAAAGGGTGAGGTGAGTGATTGTACAAAGGTAGAAAAGGGGTCACCTCATTACCAACCTGGAATCCCTGCCATCTCTAAATATTGCTGACTACGTGGCAGAGAAGGGTGTAGCTGTAGATGGTGTGGAGGTGGCCATCGAACTGAAGACTGGCACctgaagaagtcatcatggctggCCTTAACTATGTGTGACCTAAGCTAACAGCTTGCAAGGGGGACACCAGGCAGATGTAAGACCCTTGGGCCCACCTGGCTAGATGATCTTATTCCTCCATGTGGCAGTCTCTTGTTTGGCCAAATGGGTCATCCTCCTTCTggctctgtctcttccccttccgaGGCACCCCTGCCAGCCCATTGGTATCCCCACAACAATCACTTAGTTCTTTActgtttatgtcatgagcttggttctggtgctgtatttatgttatgactttGGTTTTTGGTGCTTTATTTAAGTTATggctttggttctggtgctgtatttatgttgtcagcttggttctggtactttatctatgttatgagcttgattctggagctgtatttatgctatcagCTTGGtcctgctgctgtttttttttgctatcagctcgtttctggtgctatatttatgttatgaacttggttctcgGGATATATGTATGTCATGAgcttttgttctggtgctgttcaTATaaacttagttctggtgctatgTATTAAGCCTGGTTCTGGggaagtatttatgtactgaacttgattctagtacagtatttattcactgtttTATGtgttgagcttggttatggtattgtGCTTGtatactgagcttgtttctggtactgtatcttataagcttgattctggtgttgtattaattatatgagtttggttctggagctgaatttatgtagtaagcttggttctggggctgtatttatgttataaacttcTTTCTGATACAATATCTATTTACTGAGTTGTTCTGGCGTGGTTATGCTGCtatcttactttttttctgcacaagcagaatacagaataCTGCCTATCAGTgcgatatatattgttttttcttttcatgggGGAGGGTGGCAAAAATTGTGTACAGGGTGGCCGGCACTGGAAGATACCAGTATTATAAGGCCCCTTTcagacgggctacaaaatcatcgctacaaaacgcatgtctgtgaagcccatggtgtccaatgggttctttcaggctacaaaacatccttcatgtggaagaacccgttggacaccatgagcttcacatacatgcgttttgtaacgagattttgtagcccatgtgaaagaggcctaaatggcacatggtagctgggggccctgttattgACTTTACAAACAATTGTTTGACACCATACTGAATGCAGAAGGAGCACTTGGTTCGCTAAGCTTCTTCTCTAGCACCCTTCTTGCTATTACAGacagagaaaaaacacaaaattgtcAAAATACCGAACCCTTATGGGAATGTTTGCAGCAGAATTAGGGCTATTGGTGGTGATGCTCACACTGGTGTCATGGCTCCCTTCTATCAGCTTCCCTTGATAGACTGAATACAGTAGTCTTCTGCCCagtaaagaaaaacagaaacctaAAGGATCCATCATGGAAATATATAGTAAGGCATTGTGAAATCAGTTCCGTACATCTTGGATCCTGTAGGATGAGAACTGATGATGCCAGTGTGCTCAGACTCATCTGTGCAGAAACATAAAGTTTATCCGCTCTtctaaaaagtttcaaaaagtttatttaaccctttgcaatcaaattttggattcagggtttcctagggggctttctctttctgccattatacaatggcgccatctgttggctagagccagtgctgcggtatgggacatgctggagaggcccctgacaacagagcggccagtaatatacagtaagaataccctgccggacgtcttccgacatcggagctgtacagccttcaatcagaatgtcttcagacgtcagacagtggattggaaagggttaaaagaagcaAAACACACTTTTCAAGAAACTCACCGTTCCGTATAGTGTGCCGTCACTCGCCATGCAGAGATATAGATCAGTGTGATATCCTTTAAAGACCACCAGTCCGGGAGCGACTGCTCTGATTACAAGTAAACCTGCGAATAGATGAAAGTTACTGCATGCTGTAATTACATTTATCGTAAAGGCGGTGTGCCAAGTTagaaagttattccctgtccaaAGGATAGGGGATAGTTTTAGGATAAGTGTGGGTTCGACTACTGCGGCCCcccctgagaatgggggtctggtCAGTCCCCAAGTGGATGGAACAGAGGTCATGCAGGTACGGCGctgttctattcacttcaattaCAGTGCGGAGATTACAAAAGTGCCTGAACTCAGTAATCTCCGGTGctgtcattaaagtgaatggagcggcgctGCGACTGCGCAACCTCCACTTTATTCAGATGGGGACCCATTAGACCCCTGTTCTGAGGATTGGTGGGGTTCCCAAcaatcagacccccactgatcatagagttatcccctattctgtggaaagTTTCACCCAACCACCATGTTCTATGGGGTCTTCTTAGATGGCAGAGGGGCCCTTTGGCCCTAGGCTTGGGTTCTGCTTCTACCTCTACGTATGCTATAGCTTCTTCCCTGTGAACACGTACTTTATCACATATGGAGGCGATTCcatttaggctatgttcacatctgcgttcggAGGTTCCATCACCGATTCAGCATGATATGCCTGATGAAGAAGTCCTACAGAACCAAAAGTAAAATGCCGGACGGCTGAACGGACACTGAACAGACCccaatagtcaatggggtctattcagaGCAGTTTAGGTCCATCACAAAATGTGTCCCTTCGGCCATAACGGATCAGGAACACGGAATCCCCAAAAGTATTACTTCATATCGCATATCTGCAGTTTTTGCAGTAGCCTCATAGGGGTTCATGTAAATCAGGCATGACTAGTTCAAGATCTACTGAGACCCTGCTGCAGCGTAGGGTAAAGGACGCCTTATCCTGGGGACTGATGCTAGTGATTACAACCTGTGTACTACGCTGCGGAATGTGTTGGCGCTATAGAAGCAAGAGGATGTAAGGCTACAGTATCTTCATATCTCGTATATTCCTATATTTAGGATAAAGTCTCTTGGGAAATACACTGAATATGTCCGTGGGGTGAAGTGGGCCTGATGTACTCTATAAGGGATGTGAACAGATCTTAAGGGTATTAAGCAGAATCTGCCACGTGGATTCGCACGGGCCTATGCATTTGTGAACCGTATGCACTTTTTTGCGCATACATGAcctgttcacatgggcgctgGACCCCCACCGGACCTGACTTAGCAGAATTAGCAGCATACGGCGCATCTtcttgtgtattgcgcacgcatttgcaacccctcatagacttctataaggACCCTGgcacgcaaatgtgcacaaaagtagagcatgcagcatttttttttttttttgcttgtgtcaaagatcaatgggttccattctctgtgtattgcgcacacaaattttgCGCATGGAATAACACCCGTATGAAGCGCCCAGCAGAAATCCGTGGCTATTCTGCAGAGGTTTTTGCATTAATTCTGTCATTGGGCGAAATCTGCGCGTGGAATTCCAACGCATTTCCGTACATATGCCGCAACAAAATGAAATAGCCATTAAGTTTTGCCGCAGTTTTACAGGCGTGCAGAAAATCctggagcagaatctgcagtgcgAATACGTGAATCTGCGGCGTATTTAGAGcaacggattttggtgcggattttgacaccgATCTGCAGAAGATTTCACGCTTTTAATTGAAGGGGTTAAGTCAGCTGTGGATCAGCAATGATGGGGATGATAAGAAGCATAGCTAGGGGTACAGGCAGAGCATCTACCCTGGGTGTTAGGCGTCAAAGTTGGTGGCTTGCCTACAAGATACTCTGTCTTGGCCGGGGTGTTTAGATACACGGCGAGGGCAGCGATATACATACGGGGCTAAGAACATTGCTTCATAAtaagagtttagacaaagttttGAGGGGCCAAGTTGTAGCTAAACTTTTTTCACCTGTGGCAGATCTTCCGTTTACTGCCCTTGCAATTTATCTAAATACCCCATCCGAGGCAAAGTGGCTTGTAAGCGCTACCCTGACCCCCAGAAATGCCCCCATCTATATGTGCAGTACGATTTCCCATCATGAAAGTTCTCAAAACCATGAACTCCTACCATGCTTCGATTGTGATCAGTATGACAGGAGCCACAAAAACTTCTTAAAGCCCCCTTGTCCTAGTATAGAATTGCCAGCGTATGCAACTTTTACAATTTTCAAAAAGTTGCGActgcatctttttgcaccccgCTTTCCCCGTGCAGCCCCAACCCCAATGGAGTCATATGTCATTCCTACTCACTGTGAGAACTTAGATGCCTTTCTCCATCCACTTTGCCATCATCATGTATGCGGAGATAGTAGTCCTCCTGCCCATTCTTCCGCACTGTTCGCAGTCTTCTTATCCGTATTGTCTCCCCCCAGCCGTTCTGCACGTGCGGTCCTGCATCATATGCAGGCAACGTGTGGACCACCAGGACAAGCCATAGCTCCACCAGCACCACACATCCGAGTGTCTGAAGCTGCTTCTTCCACATCTTCTCCGGGGCTGGAAATTGCAATTTGAGAGCTGAAAGCCACCACACACAGCGTGACACTAAGGATACTAGACCCAGACTAAGACAAGTAATGCTTTTTGCCTAATTGCCTCAGGGCTGTAGTAAATACAAAGCCAATCCCCTGCCTTTTATAGATCCTTTATCAGCTGTTTAGATGAAGCAATAGATATTCCTAGTAGTCAGAGTGACAGCCCCGATTATTGATCTATTACATCACCCTCAGGAaattctttccatttttttttttttttagcattagcATTGACCGAGACCATCAAGGTTTTGCTATTTTATATAGAAAGTCCTGATTTTGATGTATTACTA
The Eleutherodactylus coqui strain aEleCoq1 chromosome 11, aEleCoq1.hap1, whole genome shotgun sequence genome window above contains:
- the FGF19 gene encoding fibroblast growth factor 19; its protein translation is MWKKQLQTLGCVVLVELWLVLVVHTLPAYDAGPHVQNGWGETIRIRRLRTVRKNGQEDYYLRIHDDGKVDGERHLSSHSLLVIRAVAPGLVVFKGYHTDLYLCMASDGTLYGTSNYSPEDCSFKEEILRDKCNMYTSPKYGMAISLSKDRQRQQAKGKGHLPLSHFLPVMYWTQSDLNQEVGEEDDLQYDSDSKSIHNVKSTDPLRLIDQLSFHKK